The genomic region ACGACGGGTCTCTGCATCACATACGCCCGTATCCAGGGAAGGAACTGCAGTGATAATCTTTTTCCCGGCAAAATCCTTTAAAGATTTTTCCTCAAGATCATTATTTACCACTGTAAAGTCAGGGGCCTGATCTCCTGCTTTCACTTCCTCCCCCAGTAAAGTAACGGGGTCTCCACCAAACGTAACATTTGCCATCTCGTCTCTCCTCCTCATCAAAGTTTCTATTCAATATTTATTATGAAGGCATGGTTCTCATTTGTCTAATCATAAACTTATAACGTATCTGGCGGGGTATTCCTGCCTCCGTCCTCCTTGCTTTTCGCCTCTTCTCCTTGTTTCTTTTCCTCCTCTTTTTGTTTATCGTCATCTCCCTTTTTTTGCTTATCCTCTTCTCCTTTCTGGTTGCTGTTCTGTTGCTTGTTTTTGTCACCCTGTTTTTTATCACCATCAGAGCTGCCTAATTGAGACTTTAACAAACTCTGAATTTTATCAACAGCTTGAGGTGCTAAATCAAGAATACGTTCATAAAGATGTGTCTGTTGATCTAAATGAACCATTTGTGCACCATTTTCATTTACAATGACAAAGGCGATTGGAGTGATTGAAACACCTCCACCACTTCCACCCCCAAAAGGAAGGCTGCCACTATTGCTTCCACCGCTGCTACTCTCACTATCACTCTCGTCATCAGAGTCTGATTGAGAAGATGACTGTGCATTAAATTCACTGCCACCCGCCGCAAATCCAAAACCTACTTTTGAAACAGGTAGAATGACTGTCTTCCCGTCCGGAGTTTGAATCGGGTCGCCAATAATGGTATTGACATCGACCATCTCTTTTAAATTTTCCATAGCAGTTGTCATGAGTCCCTGAATTGGATGTTCCGCCATTGTTTCGACTCCTTTCTGAATTCTATTCCTTCGTTTGTTCACTCTGATTTTGATACCGGGCAATTTGCAGTATGGCGTACATAGCTTGCCCAATTCTGAAGGAAAGCATGCATTGCAGGTGAGTATTGATTAAATCCCTTTGAAAATTCGGCTGAATGTTAATTTGCGGTTGGGTTAATACGTTCATATTCTGATACATTAAACCGGTTAAACTGCCTTTTATACTCCATAAAAGCCCCGAAATCACCCCTGTTATGGCAGCGTCTTTTTCAATGCCTATATGAGTACTCCAGTAAAATTCGGTTATCCTGATTTTCTGAATAAACTCTTTGGCAATGGGAAAAGCCTGCCTAATGAATTCAAGTTGGTTCTTCAATTTCTGAAAACGATGAAATACATTACTTTGTTCTCCATTTCCCTTTTCATCCTGATTCCATTTCTGAAACGAAGCAGGCTGTTCCTTCACATCATCAATAGACATCTGACGGTGAATACGGATGAACCTCCAGAATTGCAGCTGTATCGTTAAAAGGTCTTTGTCCTTCTCATGAATGTAGCTAATTGAAATGTAAAGCCTTGTACATAATAATAAAATCATAAATAAAGCCAATACAGCCAGGATAATCAGGATCAGTATCCACCAGTTCACCATACTCACCTCTTTACTATTCTTTTCCATTCCTGTTGGATTTAAACTTTTGCTGTTTTCATTTGGTTTTATCTCATTATTATGGTGTATCATGGAAATAGAACAGATAGAAGCAGGAGGGAAATTTATGGATACACGAAAAAATATTTATTTATTTTATGCAAAGGACAGAACAGTGGAAGAAAAACTGAGACCCTTCATTCAGATTGCAGAAGAAAATGGATTTAAATTTGTCAAAAACTCGATGGATGCGAATATAATCATAAGTGTTGGCGGGGATGGGGCATTCTTACAAGCTGTTCGTCAAACCGGGTTTCGTCAGGATTGTTTGTACATGGGCATTAAAAATGAGGATGAAGCAGGACTTTACTGTGATTTTGATTTAAATTCTTTTGATGAAATGGTACATATTATGATGAACGAGGATTTGGAGGTACGGAGATTCCCGATTCTGAACGTATCCGTAAATAATAATGAGTCGCAGTTTTATTGTTTAAACGAATTAAGCATTCGTTCTTCCATTATAAAATCTTTTGTTCTGGACGTATTTATTGATCATCAATTCTTTGAAACATTTCGTGGAGATGGCTTAATTGTTTCTACCCCAACAGGCAGTACAGGCTATAACAAATCCTCGAATGGAGCAGTTATGGATCCTAAGCTTCAGGGCTTTCAAGTCACAGAACTCGCTTCACTGAACAACAATCGTTACCGAACTTTAGGTTCCTCCTTTATTCTTAGTGGAGACCGGACCTTACGTTTTGAAATTATCCAGGACGGAAATGATTACCCGATTATCGGTCTGGACAATGAAGCCTATTCCATTCGCAACATTAAAACCCTGGACATGTCCCTGAGTAAGAAACACATAAAGACCATCAAGCTAAAAAACAACACCTTCTGGGATCGAGTGAAACGAACGTTTCTGTAATACCTTCACATACGTTATGAAGGCCCAATAGCACATTATTGGAAGCAAAACAGACCTTCACAGAGGGTGAAGGTCTGTTTCGCTGTCATTATTCACGCCGTTCATAGACGACGGTTTCATCTATGATGGTCTGCTGAACCTTGGCGTTTGGAATTTCCTTCGAATTAATAGAGAACAGATCCTTATCCAGAACTGTAAAATCTGCCGTAAAACCAGGCTCAATCTTTCCCTGCTCATTTTCCTTTCCAATGGCATATGCGGCTCCTGTGGTATATAAGGATACTGCTTCAAATGGAGTTAAGCATTGCTGTTCACCATAAACCTGTCCATTTAATGTGGAAATCCGGTTTACCGCCGCAGAAATCCCCTTTAGAGGGTCAATTTCTTCAATCGGTGCATCGGAGCCTCCTGCACAGGCGATTCCTGCTTCTAAAAAAGATTTCCATGGGTATGCATAAGGCATTCGTTCTTCACCAATTCTCTCCAGAACCCACGGAAAGTCTGATGCAACAAAAGTTGGCTGAATATCTACAATGATATTTAAGGCTGACATTCGCTCGATTAATGCAGGATTGACTAACTGAGCATGGATAATACGATCACGGACTCCTTCAGAAGGCGGGAACTGTTCAATCATGTCCATAACCATTTCAACCGCCTGATCACCAATGGCATGGACCGCCACCGGCATTTCCCGTTCTCTTGCTTTTTTCATCAGCTGTTTCATATGTTCCTCGGAGTAGATTTGAACCCCATATTCATCGGACTGATCAGCATATGGCTCTGACAGCCAGGCCGTTCTCCCGCCAAATGCCCCATCAGCAAATATCTTCATGGCTCCCAATTCAATCCAGTCTGTCCCCTGGCTAAAACTTAAATGATTTTCATCCATTTCTTCAATAACCCCATTATGTACTAGTAAATTTGCCCGAAACTTGTGTCTTTCTCCATCAATGGTTCTGGCAAATGAATCATAGGTTCGTTTGAAGCCTCCGTAATAATTCAAATCCTCGCTATGGCCGCCAACAATTCCATGCCTCACCAGATCTTCTACTGCTGCGTGAATGGCTTTTTCCAGGTACCCTGTCGTTACTTCAGGAATATGGCTTTTTATTAACTCCTGGGCCGTGTCCTTAAAAAATCCAGTCAGTTCTCCCTGCTGATCACGATCAATGATGCCACCATCCGGTTCCGGAGTTTGCGCGGTAATACCGGCTATCTCCATCGCTTTCGTATTTGCAATAATCGCATGTCGGCAAATTCTTGTCAGCATAACCGGCCGATCCGGGCAGATTTCATCCAATTCATATCGGTGTATGATTCTGGAATCGTTCCAACTGTTTTCATTAAAACCCTCACCAATTAACCACTGCTCTTCAGGAAGTTCCTCAGATTTTCTCTGTATTAATTCCAGGACCTCTTCAGGTGACTTTGCATATGCTAAATCCAGCTGAAGCAATCGTTCACCATGTCCAATAATATGAAGATGACTGTCTGTAAAACCCGGATACATGACATGACCTTTTAAGTTATGCTTGTCAGTTATCTGACTTTTATAAAGGTTTTCCAGGTATTCTTTTGTCCCTGTATCCACAATTTGACCTTGCTGTGTGAAAACGGCCTCAACGGTTTCACCTGGACCATGCATGGTGTAAATGGTACCACCAAACCATAACTTTCCCATTCGTGTCTCTCCTCTCCTTCACTCGAATATCTTTTAACACTGCTTAAGCTGATAAACATTGATTAAAGTATAGTAAAACAATCACACAAGCCGCAACTTTTAGCTATTACGGATAAATGGAAACTTCCGTGGGGGTAATACGGCCTGTTAATATGTAATAAATCAGATATCCCATTCTTTATTTTAAACACAAGAAAAGGGCAGTAAACCTGCCCTTTTCCAGCTATATCTTATTTTATTGTGGTTGTTGTCCGCTAAATTGCTGTTGAGCTACACTTACAAGGCGCTTTGTGATTTCACCACCTACAGAACCATTGCCACGAGAGGTTGTATCAGCCCCAAGCTGTACACCAAATTCCTGTGCAATTTCTGTTTTCATCTGGTTAAGTGCTTGTTCAGCGCCAGGTACAACAAGTTGGTTTGAATTTTGGCTATTGTTATTTGCCATGATGGAATCACCTCCTTGTCACTCATTATGATGTGAAGGTAAGGTGAACCTCATGCAAAAAAAGTACTGGTATTTATTTCTTGCCGTACATTGTCCGGTAAGGGGAGACTTCCATCAATGCCATACAGATGGTTCGTTGAAACTGATCATGAACTTTGATGCCTTATAATAAATCTTCAAACTCTGATTTTGTTTGGTCGTGTTCAGTTAATGTAATGGTCTCTATACCAGCTAACGCCTTATCAATCTCCGGAGTGAAATCCACATGATCCTCGAACTGATGAATCTTCTCCCGGCTTGGTCTTGTTTTTGGCTGTTTAGGAACAAAAATGGTACAGCAATCTTCATAAGGGAGGATCGACGTTTCATAGGTTCCAATCCTTCTGGAGATATCAATAATATCCACTTTGTCCATGGTTACCAGCGGCCTGATAACCGGATAATTGGTCACTTCATTAATCGCATTCATGCTTTCCATCGTCTGACTGGCAACCTGACCCAGGCTTTCCCCTGTTGTTAATGAAAGAATGTTTTCCCTCTCGGCCAGTCGCTCACTGACCCTCATCATTTGCCTTCTCATAACGGTCATCCCGTAATTTTCTGGAACTTCTCGGAATATTTTTTGCTGAAGTTCTGTAAACGGTACGACATGTACACGAATTTCATGGCCAAACTTTGTTAATTCCTTAGCCAGATCCAATACCTTTTGTTTGGCCCGGTCACTGGTATAAGGTGGAGAATGAAAATGAATAGCCTCCACTTGTACGCCTCGTTTCATCGCAAGATATCCCGCTACAGGGCTGTCAATTCCTCCTGAAAGCAGCAAAAGAGACTTACCTGTTGTGCCTACTGGTAGCCCGCCTGAAGCAGGAATTTTTCCAGCCATAATATACGCAGCGTCGTGCCGAATTTCCACACGTATTTCAACATCCGGGTTATGAACATCAACGGTAAGGTTATCTGTATTGGATAAAAGATGACCTCCCAGAATCTGATTCATTTCCTGTGAAGAAACTTCAAAATTTTTATTGGGACGTTTGGTTGTAATTTTAAAGGTTTTTGCCTGTTTTTCTTCCTTAAGAGCCCACAAGGCACCTTCTTTTATGTGGTCTATGGAGTTTTCGACCCGAATGGCCAGGTTTAGGGACTGAATACCAAAAACTTCCTGGCACTTCTCAATCACAGGCTCGTGTTCCTGCCCGTTTAACTTTATATACATTCGGTCACGTGTCTGAAACAGTTTTATATTGGAAAAAGGCCTCAGCTTTTGCTTTAGATTTTCTCTAAGCTGGCTAATAAATTGCTTTTTGTTTTTGCCTTTCAAGGATAATTCGCCATAACGGATGACGATATGATCATATTGCATTATTATCTACCCCATTACATGATTTAATTGATCCAAAACATGAATAAATGTTTTACAAAATTCACGGACTTCTTCTTCCGTATTTTGATAGGACAGGCTGATTCTTAATCCGAAATGAGAACGGTCCTCTCCCCATCCACATGCAGCCAGGACTGCACTTTCATCGGAATGCTTTGAAGAACAGGCGGACTTTGTGGATATAAATATATTTTCCTTTCCCAAAGCATGGATCACTACTTCAGGTTTAAAATTGGGTATCGAAAAGTTTAAAATATGCGGCGCTCCATCCTCAGGGGAATTAATCACAATTCGATGATCCTGATGTAAAGCCGTGCGAATGATAGCTGACAATTTCTCAAGATGGTGATATGAATGCCTTTGCTTTTCCATGGTTAATCTCATGGCTTTTACCATGGCCACTATACCCGCCAGGTTTTCAGTACCTGGACGTTGGGAGGATTCCTGGCCTCCTCCATGTAATAACGGAAAAAGTGTCGTTCCTTTTTGAATATATAGTGCCCCAGTCCCTTTTAAACCATGAATTTTATGGCTGGACATGGAACATAAGTCAATTCCGGGATGGGACAGGTCAAGCGGAATCTTTCCTAACCCCTGCACATGATCAACATGGAAAAACAGTTTAGGATACTGAGCAGCCAAATCTGCAATTTCCTTAATCGGCTGAATAGTACCCAATTCATTGTTTACATGCATGATTGAAATTAAAATCGTTTCATCATCTATTGCTCTTTTCAGTTCATCCAGATCTATCCTGCCCTCATGATTTACAGATAGATACGTGACACGAAAGCCCAATGATTCCAATGCTGCGCAAGCCTCCAGGACGGAAGGGTGCTCCACCCGGGAAGTAATAATATGGCGGCCACGGTTCTGATGCTTGAGCGCAATTCCTTTTATGGCCGTATTATTACTTTCTGTACCTCCGGAGGTAAAAAACAGTTCCTGCTCATTTATTTTTAAAAGGTCGGCTGCCTGTTTTTTAGATGTTTTCAGCAGCTTTTCCGCTTCTCCCCCAAATTGGTGAATGGAAGACGGGTTCCCATAGTAAGCTTCTGAAACCTTTCTGAAACTTTCCAGCACTTCAGGATAAGGGCTTGTTGTCGCACTATTATCTAAATAAATCATGAGTCATTTCTCCTTTAAACCAATTTTGCAATCATTAATCTTACCACACCCTTGTTAACAATAAAAGTAAAAAAGGAGTGCACAAAAGCTGAAACTCATCTGTCCAAAGAGCTTCAACATTTTAATTTCCTAAGCCATAAAAAAGCTGACCTGTAATGTTACAAGGTCAGACTCTTTCAATGACGCTTACCTAAAAGACGTAACACCTGATCGATAGAAGCGACCCGGTCTACTGATTGCTCCTCAACCCAGGTATACGTTAATGCAGGGTTATCAGGAGAGGAATCTTTGCTATCCGCAGCAGACGATTTCAAGGTATTTTGAAAACGATCAGTTATGGTTTTATGGGATTGATTCATCTTAACTTTATCATGGAAGGATGCAAAACGATTAGGTTCCTGATCAGGTGCAGCTATAACCATTATGGTAAATATCCATATGCTAACAGCGAAAATAGAAAGGATGATGATGAGAATTTTTTTCATCTTATTCAATTCCTTGCCGCCGTTAATTCCTCATTCAGGAACCCTTCTAAGCGCTGCAATGCACCTGGTTCAATTTCTTCAAGTGCCGTTGAGGCTGTTTCCAGAGCCACTTCATAGTCCCAATTACGGAAGGCGGATTCTGCTTCTGATAATTTAGCGGCCAGCAGAGGATATTGACTTCTGTACCGGTTCGCGTATTGAATAACATATTCAGACAATTTTGCCTGCTCAATTAAATATTCTGTCTGTTCCTTTACCATTTCCGTGTCTTTTTCTGCTTTGCCCAATAGATGATTAATCTTTTCCATATTTAAAGGATGCTGGTTTAACTGCTTTGATGTTTCATCGATATTGACAGCCACTTCATTCATCGCTTCGTAAATATATTCAGGGACACCAGGAAGATTACTTTTCTGCAAGTTTCTCCTTATCAGTCCCATTTCGCCCAGAAGCTGATTAATTTGCTTATTCGCCTGAATTTCATCAT from Virgibacillus sp. MSP4-1 harbors:
- a CDS encoding DUF2953 domain-containing protein — encoded protein: MNWWILILIILAVLALFMILLLCTRLYISISYIHEKDKDLLTIQLQFWRFIRIHRQMSIDDVKEQPASFQKWNQDEKGNGEQSNVFHRFQKLKNQLEFIRQAFPIAKEFIQKIRITEFYWSTHIGIEKDAAITGVISGLLWSIKGSLTGLMYQNMNVLTQPQINIQPNFQRDLINTHLQCMLSFRIGQAMYAILQIARYQNQSEQTKE
- the ytfJ gene encoding GerW family sporulation protein — translated: MAEHPIQGLMTTAMENLKEMVDVNTIIGDPIQTPDGKTVILPVSKVGFGFAAGGSEFNAQSSSQSDSDDESDSESSSGGSNSGSLPFGGGSGGGVSITPIAFVIVNENGAQMVHLDQQTHLYERILDLAPQAVDKIQSLLKSQLGSSDGDKKQGDKNKQQNSNQKGEEDKQKKGDDDKQKEEEKKQGEEAKSKEDGGRNTPPDTL
- a CDS encoding alpha/beta-type small acid-soluble spore protein — protein: MANNNSQNSNQLVVPGAEQALNQMKTEIAQEFGVQLGADTTSRGNGSVGGEITKRLVSVAQQQFSGQQPQ
- the thiI gene encoding tRNA uracil 4-sulfurtransferase ThiI; the encoded protein is MQYDHIVIRYGELSLKGKNKKQFISQLRENLKQKLRPFSNIKLFQTRDRMYIKLNGQEHEPVIEKCQEVFGIQSLNLAIRVENSIDHIKEGALWALKEEKQAKTFKITTKRPNKNFEVSSQEMNQILGGHLLSNTDNLTVDVHNPDVEIRVEIRHDAAYIMAGKIPASGGLPVGTTGKSLLLLSGGIDSPVAGYLAMKRGVQVEAIHFHSPPYTSDRAKQKVLDLAKELTKFGHEIRVHVVPFTELQQKIFREVPENYGMTVMRRQMMRVSERLAERENILSLTTGESLGQVASQTMESMNAINEVTNYPVIRPLVTMDKVDIIDISRRIGTYETSILPYEDCCTIFVPKQPKTRPSREKIHQFEDHVDFTPEIDKALAGIETITLTEHDQTKSEFEDLL
- a CDS encoding NAD kinase, which encodes MDTRKNIYLFYAKDRTVEEKLRPFIQIAEENGFKFVKNSMDANIIISVGGDGAFLQAVRQTGFRQDCLYMGIKNEDEAGLYCDFDLNSFDEMVHIMMNEDLEVRRFPILNVSVNNNESQFYCLNELSIRSSIIKSFVLDVFIDHQFFETFRGDGLIVSTPTGSTGYNKSSNGAVMDPKLQGFQVTELASLNNNRYRTLGSSFILSGDRTLRFEIIQDGNDYPIIGLDNEAYSIRNIKTLDMSLSKKHIKTIKLKNNTFWDRVKRTFL
- a CDS encoding cysteine desulfurase family protein gives rise to the protein MIYLDNSATTSPYPEVLESFRKVSEAYYGNPSSIHQFGGEAEKLLKTSKKQAADLLKINEQELFFTSGGTESNNTAIKGIALKHQNRGRHIITSRVEHPSVLEACAALESLGFRVTYLSVNHEGRIDLDELKRAIDDETILISIMHVNNELGTIQPIKEIADLAAQYPKLFFHVDHVQGLGKIPLDLSHPGIDLCSMSSHKIHGLKGTGALYIQKGTTLFPLLHGGGQESSQRPGTENLAGIVAMVKAMRLTMEKQRHSYHHLEKLSAIIRTALHQDHRIVINSPEDGAPHILNFSIPNFKPEVVIHALGKENIFISTKSACSSKHSDESAVLAACGWGEDRSHFGLRISLSYQNTEEEVREFCKTFIHVLDQLNHVMG
- a CDS encoding amidohydrolase; this translates as MGKLWFGGTIYTMHGPGETVEAVFTQQGQIVDTGTKEYLENLYKSQITDKHNLKGHVMYPGFTDSHLHIIGHGERLLQLDLAYAKSPEEVLELIQRKSEELPEEQWLIGEGFNENSWNDSRIIHRYELDEICPDRPVMLTRICRHAIIANTKAMEIAGITAQTPEPDGGIIDRDQQGELTGFFKDTAQELIKSHIPEVTTGYLEKAIHAAVEDLVRHGIVGGHSEDLNYYGGFKRTYDSFARTIDGERHKFRANLLVHNGVIEEMDENHLSFSQGTDWIELGAMKIFADGAFGGRTAWLSEPYADQSDEYGVQIYSEEHMKQLMKKAREREMPVAVHAIGDQAVEMVMDMIEQFPPSEGVRDRIIHAQLVNPALIERMSALNIIVDIQPTFVASDFPWVLERIGEERMPYAYPWKSFLEAGIACAGGSDAPIEEIDPLKGISAAVNRISTLNGQVYGEQQCLTPFEAVSLYTTGAAYAIGKENEQGKIEPGFTADFTVLDKDLFSINSKEIPNAKVQQTIIDETVVYERRE